The following proteins come from a genomic window of Sorex araneus isolate mSorAra2 chromosome 1, mSorAra2.pri, whole genome shotgun sequence:
- the ZBTB26 gene encoding zinc finger and BTB domain-containing protein 26 yields the protein MSERSDLLHFKFENYGDSMLQKMNKLREENKFCDVTVLIDDIEVQGHKIVFAAGSPFLRDQFLLNDSREVKISILQSSEVGRQLLLSCYSGVLEFPEMELVNYLTAASFLQMSHIVERCTQALWKFIKPKQPMDSKEGCEPQSASPQSKEQQGDARDSPKQDSPCIHPSEDSMDMEDSDIQIVKVESIGDVSEVRSKKDQNQFISSEPTALHSSEPQHSLINSTVENRVSEIEQNHLHNYALSYTGSDNIIMASKDVFGPNIRGVDKGLQWHHQCPKCTRVFRHLENYANHLKMHKLFMCLLCGKTFTQKGNLHRHMRVHAGIKPFQCKICGKTFSQKCSLQDHLNLHSGDKPHKCNYCDMVFAHKPVLRKHLKQLHGKNSFDNANERNVQDLTVDFDSFACTTVTDSKGCQPQPDATQVLDAGKLAQAVLNLRNDSTCVN from the coding sequence ATGTCTGAAAGATCAGATCTCCTTCACTTCAAGTTTGAAAATTATGGAGATTCAATGttacaaaaaatgaacaaattaagaGAAGAGAATAAATTTTGTGATGTTACAGTTCTCATAGATGATATTGAGGTACAGGGGCATAAAATTGTGTTCGCTGCAGGTTCCCCCTTCTTAAGAGACCAGTTTTTACTGAATGATTCCCGAGAGGTGAAAATCTCCATATTACAGAGTTCCGAAGTGGGGAGACAATTGCTCTTATCCTGTTATAGTGGTGTGCTGGAATTCCCAGAGATGGAGCTGGTAAATTACTTGACTGCGGCGAGTTTTCTTCAGATGAGCCACATTGTAGAGCGGTGCACGCAGGCCTTGTGGAAGTTTATAAAGCCAAAACAGCCAATGGATAGTAAAGAGGGATGTGAACCACAGAGTGCTTCTCCCCAGTCAAAAGAACAGCAGGGAGATGCCAGAgactccccaaagcaggactCACCTTGTATTCATCCATCTGAAGACAGTATGGATATGGAGGACAGTGATATTCAGATTGTTAAGGTAGAATCTATTGGGGATGTGTCCGAGGTTAGAAGTAAAAAAGATCAGAACCAGTTTATTTCTTCTGAACCCACTGCTTTACACTCATCAGAGCCCCAGCACTCCCTGATAAATTCAACTGTGGAAAACAGAGTCAGTGAAATAGAACAAAACCATCTCCACAATTATGCCCTCTCTTACACAGGCAGTGATAACATCATCATGGCCTCAAAAGATGTCTTTGGGCCTAATATTCGAGGTGTAGACAAAGGCCTCCAGTGGCATCACCAGTGCCCAAAGTGTACCAGGGTGTTTCGTCACCTGGAGAACTACGCCAACCACTTAAAAATGCACAAACTCTTTATGTGTCTACTCTGCGGCAAGACTTTTACCCAGAAAGGCAACCTTCATCGACACATGCGTGTGCATGCCGGCATTAAACCTTTCCAGTGTAAGATCTGTGGCAAAACCTTTTCTCAGAAGTGTTCCTTACAGGATCATCTTAACCTTCACAGTGGAGATAAGCCCCATAAGTGTAACTATTGTGATATGGTTTTTGCACATAAGCCAGTTTTGAGGAAACACCTTAAGCAGCTGCATGGCAAAAACAGCTTTGATAATGCCAATGAAAGAAATGTGCAAGACCTCACAGTGGATTTTGATTCTTTTGCATGTACAACAGTTACAGACTCGAAAGGGTGTCAGCCACAGCCTGATGCGACACAGGTCCTGGATGCAGGTAAACTGGCCCAAGCTGTCCTGAACTTAAGGAATGATAGTACTTGTGTGAATTGA
- the ZBTB6 gene encoding zinc finger and BTB domain-containing protein 6: protein MAAESDVLHFRFEQQGDVVLQKMNLLRQQNLFCDVSIYINDTEFQGHKVILAACSTFMRDQFLLTQSKHVRITILQSAEVGRKLLLSCYTGALEVKRKELLKYLTAASYLQMVHIVEKCTEALSKYLEIDLSMKNSNQHSDLCQSSDLDVKKEDSSDKDCEIIEISEDSPENIDFHIKEEESSALQSTIESLTPERKEIKSPDLSSIDIGFKDNEICILHVESIGTPGVENEPFSQPCTSSKASMYFSETQHSLINSTVESRATEVPGTYGQGLFCENTEVSHGAVNEIQNLGDAYSLRHQCPRCPRGFLHVENYLRHLKMHKLFLCLQCGKTFTQKKNLNRHIRGHMGIRPFQCTVCLKTFTAKSTLQDHLNIHSGDRPYKCHCCDMDFKHKSALKKHLTSVHGRSSGEKLPRHDLQTQNLL from the coding sequence ATGGCTGCTGAATCTGATGTTCTGCACTTCCGATTTGAACAGCAAGGCGATGTCGTCTTGCAGAAAATGAACCTCTTGAGACAGCAGAACTTATTCTGTGACGTGTCAATTTATATTAATGACACCGAGTTCCAGGGGCACAAGGTGATTTTAGCTGCTTGCTCGACTTTTATGAGAGATCAGTTCTTACTAACACAGTCAAAACATGTCAGAATCACCATCTTACAGAGTGCAGAAGTTGGCAGGAAATTGCTGCTCTCTTGCTATACAGGAGCACTTGAAGTTAAGAGGAAAGAGCTTTTGAAATATTTGACTGCTGCTAGTTACCTTCAGATGGTTCACATTGTGGAAAAGTGTACGGAAGCATTATCCAAGTATTTGGAAATTGATCTTTCTATGAAAAACAGCAATCAGCATTCTGACCTTTGTCAGTCCTCCGATCTAGATGTTAAGAAAGAAGACAGTTCGGATAAAGACTGTGAGATCATTGAAATCTCAGAAGATAGTCCCGAAAACATAGATTTCCACATTAAAGAGGAGGAAAGCAGTGCTTTGCAGTCTACAATCGAAAGCTTGACAccagagaggaaggaaataaagtcaCCAGACTTGTCATCAATTGATATAGGCTTTAAAGACAATGAAATTTGTATCCTCCACGTGGAGTCCATCGGTACGCCTGGCGTAGAGAACGAGCCATTTTCACAACCTTGTACGTCTTCAAAAGCAAGCATGTATTTTTCAGAAACACAGCATTCATTGATCAATTCAACAGTTGAGAGCAGGGCGACAGAAGTTCCTGGGACATATGGCCAGGGATTATTTTGTGAAAATACTGAAGTAAGTCATGGCGCAGTGAACGAGATTCAGAATCTCGGTGATGCCTATTCACTGAGACATCAGTGCCCCAGGTGTCCTCGGGGATTTCTTCATGTTGAAAATTATCTGCGTCATCTTAAGATGCATAAACTATTCTTGTGTTTGCAGTGTGGGAAAACatttacacaaaagaaaaatctcaacCGGCACATTCGTGGGCACATGGGTATACGGCCCTTTCAGTGTACAGTGTGCTTAAAGACATTTACGGCTAAAAGTACACTTCAGGACCACTTGAACATACACAGTGGAGATCGGCCATACAAATGCCACTGTTGTGACATGGATTTCAAGCACAAGTCTGCCCTCAAAAAACACCTAACCTCTGTCCATGGTAGAAGCAGTGGGGAGAAACTGCCAAGGCATGATCTCCAAACTCAAAACCTACTATAG